GAATCGCTCCATTGACGCTTAACCTCAATAAACCAGATCCCATATTCAAAGACGAATTTATGCCATTGACTGCTTCAAAGAAGATGCCGATACAAGCCGCCTTGTCAAATTCCTTTGGCTTTGGAGGAACAAATGCATCTTTGTTGCTCACAAGACATTATTAGACAGCACTGCGGGCATAGCTGTTAGCTAAAATGAAGCACCTTTGTAGGTATGGTGCCAATGAAATGATATGATGGTCATCATGCCATTTTGGCATTGGATGACATTTTAGAACTCTTGATATTCAGATCAGACTGCAGCCTATAATCTACCAGTTACATCTGATATCACCAGGCTTGTTTCTTGTGTACTGGATCTGCATAGAGTCGTCTTCAGTCTCTTTTACATTACATTGTAACGGGCACAGAGAATCATGcatgtttttcttctttctttcattcttttgttttctttttctttttgtttttgctgGAATTGTTTCTTTCTTCCCCTCCGAGGAGGGATACAAATGATTCTCACATTCTACATACTGTTGGTAGGATATCCAATTATAGAATTTCACATTTGAGATGCTATTTCATCGTGACTATAAGATTTGGGTTCATATAAATGGCGTTTTGCCCCATTAGATGTTTGGTCCTCTCTTTGTTTACTAAATCCAGTTACTGTCATTAACATCTAACACACTTGAAACGTGGCCTGCAGGTTCCATTTCGTGCCATTAATTCTTTTGAAGAAATCAGTCCTTTTTACAGAAAAATTACAATGAGCGGTCACATTTTTCTACAATTTCCCTGACAGACTAAATGAACCTCGATTCTTTTAAGAGTACGTTGATTTGAAACCTTCTGTTAGAGGGACAACTTTTGCTGATACCTTAGACTGCAATTTGAGTACAGCTTGACGAATGTCCTGCAATTAATAGAAACCAAAGTTCAAATTGTGAATCTATTAGGGCAACTCCAGATGAGCTGCCAATGCATTCCAAATGGGCTCAATCAGCAATACTCCCACACAAGGAGAAACTTTTAGGCAAAAATCATGCTATTAAACCTGGCAATCAGAACATGAATTAAGCATCGAAGCTTTCTCCATAAAGGAATATGATAAGACAGCACAGCTGACACCTGAGTTTTTCTCAAGTACCCCTCAAATTCTGAACTCAAGTTTTTGTATTTCATTTCTTGGCATTCATCCCTTTTGTCCATGGTTTGGACTATGCATCTGGTATCATTCAAGTATCTTCCTGATATAAGTCACTTGGAGACTAACCTAGAAGTCTATCCAATAAAAGACAACATACTAATATGtttaaactcttttttttttttttttcaattcctTGGTTAGGTTTGAAATCATGGTAAACTACCCAATTAAACCAACTTTGTCAAGACTTTCCATATAGAAGAGCCCTCAACCTTACGTGCAATGCAGGAACCTCCTGAAGCAGCAGATGCAAATCAACCCCTCTTTCGCGTTTGTTTTCATCAAATGCAGAGGATCTCAATGAATACCAATATAAAGATGATAAAAGTGTTGAGCAGTTTTCCTGAATATAACTACATCTTGGACtactaaattcaattttaatgcTCACCTCTACAGTGTAGCGAGACGAGAAATGAGTCAAAAGGACAGATTTATTCCGAATCCATTCAGCATTTTCAATTATCTGCAGAGTTATAAGACGACATTTTGCAAATTCTCAGCAGTTATTGGTTTTTTGTATAAAGGGAGAATCAGTACTTATACCTCAAGCAAATGAGTATGACCATGTTGACGGGCATGTTCAATGCTAAAACCTTCATCTAGAAAAGTTGCctgtcaaaaagaaaacacagaATAATATCATGTGAATGTCCAGCATCAGATCATACAACCAAGGGCGTATTTCCTTTGAGAAATGCGCTCGGAATTAACCATATAGATCCAGTTGGATTTGCCGTCTCGGATTGGACCATACCACCTAAAATCTAACAGATCTAACAACTTGAAGCAGACAAGAACATTCCATTCCAAGTAAAAGAAAGGACTTTGCAATAataattggaaaaaaatttgaaggTGACATCAGCTAGCTGAAGCCGATGTTTGTAAAAAAGTCCTCCAAGATCAAAAGGTTGTTGCCCAAAACAGCATTTTACATGGAGAggaatatctttattttataccTCAGTTATGAGAACTTTTGCTCTCAATGCATCTGCATTATGTGGATCAAGCATGTACTCTGCAGTGGTATCTCCAGTAAAGGCCACCTCTGGGGACAACATTATGTCTGTAATCTAACAAGCAGAGTGCAAAGCAgaatgaaaaatttgaatcaGAAAATTCAACCAAGACCCTATTGAAGAGATTACAGACCTCAACACCAGACTTCTTCAATTTCTCAATCTGTTTCCCTTTGAGATGTGTATACTGTTTCTTCAACTTCTTTCTAACAGAATAGATGACATAACCCTGGAAAAAAGCAAGGAAATTTTACGTCTCAGTCAATGTAGTTTAAAATTTCAACCTTTATAGCATGAGTTTTGCAAAATATTAGACATGTCTAACAGTCTGTGGCTGCATGCCACCTTCATGAAAAAGCAATCTCGAGGCAGATGAAAAAGCTCAAAACCTTTACGAAGtcaatattttactttatgtaTGATAGAAAGAGAAGTCTATATTATCTGAGTAGTTGTAAGCTTTTCTTCTCCAATACACATTCGAAAGACATAACAAAACTTGTTACCTGACTAGGTATAACATGCTGTGTTCTAAATGGTCTAACCACAACATTATTCCGCAATTCGTAAGTCTCACCTGAATTCAATCTTTTGAAGTTAATTAAAGCAAAACAAATAGAtattataaacaataaaaaactTACAAATCAAAGGGCCTTATTAACATACCCACATCCAGTGCAACTAACTCAAGATTCAATTCCACTTGCCCCATTGACCTATGAATATCAAACAACTTCTCTACATCCTCTTTAATGCAAGGAGGCACAAATACTGTTGGAGGCTTTAAGTTGTACAAACCACGGCTAGCCACATACATAGGTAATCCACCCTGAGTAGATAAAATGCGAAATGAACTcaaattaacaattttaaaaccCAAATGTAATACCCAGAAACTAAAAACACATAAAGATAACAACTTTAACAAAAAGTAATCCCCAAATATTATTGGGTTTATCCCTGTTTTAACATTTCGAAAGCCAAATGTTATACCCAGAAACTCTAAACACAAAAAGCTAACAACTTTAACAAAAGCCAATATTGAAATCTTATTGTGTCTATCTCTATTTCCACCCCCATCTCTCTGTCACATCAAAGTACAAGAAAAGCAAAGAATGTCACTCACAATGTGATCAAGATGGGCATGAGTAATAAACACAAAATTCTGATGAATAGCTCTTGACGGACATCTACCAATATCGAAAGCACACTTGAATTCAGGTATAATTAAACAGGTTTCTTGGCCACCAATTGACAGTCCTTCAATTGAGTAACCTTCCAAGTCGATACCTTTACGGATAACTGCAGCACGGGCCTTTCTgtactcttcttcttcctcaatTACACGGCCAATTGCTGATAGATAGCCTGTGGATTTGAGGGAAGTTGGGCCTATGGGTTTTTTGATATGGGTTTGGAAGGGATATTGATGTTCTGTTGTTGTTCTTGTGGTTGTTGGTTTATGAGAAATGGGGTGGTTAAATGGGAAAATTGACGGGAATTTAGAGTGTGAAATGGGTAATGAAGTCTGCATTTTGAGAGTTGAGAGAAGATTGCATCAaggggaagagagagagagagagagagagagagagagagggt
The sequence above is drawn from the Ricinus communis isolate WT05 ecotype wild-type chromosome 7, ASM1957865v1, whole genome shotgun sequence genome and encodes:
- the LOC8265578 gene encoding tRNase Z TRZ2, chloroplastic; amino-acid sequence: MQTSLPISHSKFPSIFPFNHPISHKPTTTRTTTEHQYPFQTHIKKPIGPTSLKSTGYLSAIGRVIEEEEEYRKARAAVIRKGIDLEGYSIEGLSIGGQETCLIIPEFKCAFDIGRCPSRAIHQNFVFITHAHLDHIGGLPMYVASRGLYNLKPPTVFVPPCIKEDVEKLFDIHRSMGQVELNLELVALDVGETYELRNNVVVRPFRTQHVIPSQGYVIYSVRKKLKKQYTHLKGKQIEKLKKSGVEITDIMLSPEVAFTGDTTAEYMLDPHNADALRAKVLITEATFLDEGFSIEHARQHGHTHLLEIIENAEWIRNKSVLLTHFSSRYTVEDIRQAVLKLQSKVSAKVVPLTEGFKSTYS